CCCCCAAACCAACACCAACCTCTCTCCCCACATCACCCCAATTCAAAAAAACAGTCTGTCGTATTAATCCTACATAAAATTGTGATGATCCATATTACTCAATTTCTCATGTAAATGCCCTCTTGGATCTTGCTTTGGTCTTAATGTCCTCATGGTAATTTACTTTAGCATATATACCTCTCCAAAAATCTAGGCAAGTCCAACGGTAATGGTTGAGTGAAAGGAACAATGATGCAAAAGTGTATTCTACATATTAGTatggtacatatatgtacattctGATATAGTTAGACTTGAACAAGATCACAAGTTTTTGTTGCCAATGACCCTGGTTTGGGAAGTTACCATTATACTTTGATGATCTCAAGGGGCAGACTGTAATTGGATGAATTCAAAAGAAAAAGGCATTCCGATTTTTATGATATCATTTAGGTTTTAGAAAAATCACAATTAAGGAACCTTATGCTTTACAGAAACCACTAGACTAATACCCAAAATTACCGAAGTAACTGCTTATAGATTTGAAAGTAGTACATATCTGTCAAGGATTTAAATGCTAGTCCCGTTGATATTTATTGGTCCGACCAAGCACCAATATCGAAATGTATAGTTTTAATATTGATACATATaccattacttttatttttttatcattttattccATTACCAGACAATATAGATTGTTATACTGTTCAACCACTCATTACTATTTATATCATAATGGTTTGATAGATTAATTAAATCCTCATATTTGATTATCTCAAATATTTTAATTACTAGTTATCAAATCTCAAAGCTTGCCAATTCTTCAAGTAGCTTAACTCAAGTTGCATGTCGAATTTTCTGTTTCGAAACttaaattatgatttaaatgttAGCAGTACCAGCAGattcatcatatttaacaaatctAGGAGTACCTCTTTGTCATGACAGATTGATATTCTGGGCTTTGACATTGTCATAATTTGTTCTTCCAGAGATTTAACACTATTCCACAAAGATGCAACCAGAGCCAGATAGAAATCTAAGCCAGCCTTCAACCCACTGTTTTCTCCTTCTAAATCATCAAGCTTTTTCTTCATACTATCCAATTGCTCCTTGGTTAAAGCTACCTCCATTTTCAATGTCTCCTTCTGCAATAGGGAACCGACTTCTTCTAGTATCAGCTCATGAACTTTTTCTTCATACAGCGCTGCACTAACTGCGGAGACTTGGATATCACTTAATAATGCTTTGATTTCAACTTCACAGTGTTCATTTTCATCTATTTCTTTCTGCAGTTCTAATTTCAAATCTTCCTCCCTGCTCATAAGTACTTTAACTTCTTCACGCATATGATAAATTTCCCTTTGCAGCGTCTCATTTGCTTCATAAAGACATCTGATCTCCTTATTTCTGTCGACAACTACTTCAGATAAAGTTGAAATCTTCTGCGCCAACTCTTCTTTGATCAGCTTATCTGCTTCATAATCCAGCTGAATACCATCAAGAATTCTACACAATTCCAAGTTCTTTTGTTGGGTGGATTGAGCATTTTGACTTATTTCCAGTAACTGTGACTGTTTTTGTAACAGTTGGCTCTCTAATCTTTGTCTTTGAAGACTTAACTCCTCACAGACGCATGTAGCTGTAAACAAATCAAATTCTGAAAGCAGGACATGATTTCTGAACTCTTCTTCTAGGTAAGTAACGAACTCCCTAATATGTGTTTTTTCTGCCTCAAGTATCTTTATCTTCTCCTTTAGTTTATCAATCTCAGCATCAAGAGCATTTTTAATAAAATGAAGAGAATCCAGATCATAAGTGAAGGATTTCAACTCCGACAATTTCTCTGCACTATGGTTCCTAAACAACAAATAAAGGTGGTCTAGTTTCAGAGCCTCTGCAAGGACTTCAATATGTTCCTCTTCCAACAAATTATGTTTTTCTCTTAAGTTGCAAAGTTCATCCATGAgaatcttcttgttttcaattaaaTTTTGAATTTCATATTTAGATGTCAGGAGAGCCTCTTGCAGGTCAGTCAAATGTTCATGGAAAACTTTCATTGCAGTCTTTGATTCTACTTCCCTTTGGTTGCTTGCTTCCACATCATTCATTAGTTTTTCATTCAATTCTTGAAGTTGAAGATTTTTGTTTCCTAATGCTAATAATTCTTTGGTTTTCATATCACGTTCTTTTTCAAGAGAACATTTATCCAATCTCAGACTGGCCAGATCCAGCATTGTATTCTTCAGCAAAGTGACAAGAACTGATATCTCAAGATGCAGTAGTTGATTATCATGCTCGGCTTCTGAAACACAATTCAGAATATTTCTAAATTCGCCCAAAATAATATCTATGAGAACTTCGACCTGGAATTCATCCACGGAAACAGACTTCTTGCCAACAATAAGAGTGTTCTGCAGCAAACAAATTCCAgttcttaacttctcattttgctCTGACAATGACATTATGTttttgatatgcataagtttctcCTGCTCAAGTGCTGAAATAAGTGCCTCAGTCCTTCTACATGCCTCGATATTTTTCTCGCATTCTTTCAAAAGAACCAAGTTCCTTCCATTCACATCGGACAAACTTCTTTGTAAGATAAAATTTCCTATTAGATAACCAATCACATTATCCTGTTCTGATTCAAGCTGCTGATCTTTAAGCTGGCTTTCTTGTTGCAGAAGAAAATTGTGGTTCTCTGATGTGGCTAGCTGACACTTGAATGATTGGATACGAGTTTCATGCTCTTCTTTTTCTAGTTTCAAAAGATCTTGCAGATCCTTGACCTGACTGATTATCAGATACTTTTCTCTTGTTAGATTCAAGTTATCATCCTTCATGTCCACTAACCTATTCTCCAGTTCTTCCAAATTCAGAGTGATGTTATTAACCTGACATAAACAGGAATAAACTATTCAGGCAGCAAAATAGAGcttcataaaaaatttatatggcaAGTTAGAATAATCGTTATGCTTTCAGGTATAATTAATTGGAAAAATTGTTATCACAGAGTAATTACAACTTAAATAGGAAGAGGGAGAGAAATTAACCTGACTGACAAGAGTGTCCCTTTCAATAAGAAGGCCAGAGTTCTGATCACGGAGAGAGTCACAGGAGTTTTCAGAATCCTTCAATTTTGACTTCAAACATCCAGCTTCACTGCTTACATCAGACAGGCAGTTTTCCAAAAAGGATTTCTCTTGTGAAAGCTTCTCCAGATTCTTAGTAAGAACCTCTACCTGAGAAAGTAGATTGTTCCTTTCAGTAAGAAGACCAGAGTTCTGATCATTTAGTGACTGAGAGGATTCTTCAAAGTCTTTCAACTTTGACCTCAAACACCTGACCTCACTTCTTTCATCAGTTAGGGAGTTCTCCAAGGTTATTTTTTTGTGTCCAAGCTTCACCACATTCTGAGTAAGGATCTCAACCTGAGAAAGCAGATTGCTTTTTTCAGCAAGAAGACCCGAGTTCTGATCCTTGAGTGATTGAGAAGATTCTTCAAAGTCTTTCAACTTTGATCTCAAACACTCAACTTCACAGTTAACATCAGATAACGAGTTCTCCAATAAGGAATGTTTGTGTAAAAGATTCTCCATGTTCTGAGTAAGAAAATGTACCTGAGACACAAGTGTATTCCTTTCAGCAATGAGGCCAGAATTCTGATCACTAAGAGACTGACAGGATTCCTCAGAGTCCTTCAACTTTGACCTCACACATCCAACTTCAGTCCTGACATCAGATAGAGAGTTCTCCAAGAGGGAATTTTTCTCCGAAATCTTCTCTATATTCTGAGTGAGAATTTCCAATTGAGAAAGAAGATTATTCCTCTCAGCAAGAAGACCAGAGTTCTGATTGGTGAGCGAACGAGATGATTCTTCAAGGTCTTTCAACTTTGACCTCAAACACCAAACTTCACTGCTTACATCAGATAGGGATTTCTCCAAAAGCAAATTCTCGTCTGAGAGTTTCTCTAGATTTTGAGTAAGAATCTTGACCTGTGAAAGAAGGCTGTCCCTTTCAGTGAGAAGACTAGAGTTCTGATCATCGAGTGACTGAGATGACTCTTCACAATCTTTCAACTGTGACCTCAAAGATTCGACTTCACAGCTTATATCACTTAATGAGTTCTCCAAGAAAGAATTTCTGTCCGTAAGCTTCTCGACATTCTGAGTAAAGGTCACTACCCGAGAGAGTAAATTGCCCCTTTCAGAAAGAAGACCAGAGTTCTGATTGCTAAGTGATTGGCATGATTCTTCAAGGTCCTTCAACTTTGACTTCAAACAAGCCATTTCACTATTTACATCAGAAAGGGAATTTTCCAACCTGGAATTTTTGTGTGAAAGGTTCTCCATGTTCTGAGTAAGAACTTCTATCTCAGTAACAAGAGCATTTCTTTCGGCAAAAAGACCAGAATTCTGATCACTTAAAGACTGACAGGATTCCTCAGAGTCCTTCAGTTTTGTCCTCAAACACCCAACTTCAGTAGTTACATCAGATAGAGAACTCTCCAAGGAGGAATTATTCTCCGAAAGCTTCTCAACGTTCTGATTAAGAGTTTCTAACTGAGAAAGAAGATTGTTCTTTTCAGCAAGAAGACCAGAGTTCTGATCACTGAGCGACTGACAGGATTCTTCAAAATCTTTCAACTTTGACCTCAAAGACCCAACTTCACTGCTTACATCAGATAGGGAGTTCTCCAAGAAGGAATTCTTGTCTGAAAGCTTCTCCAGATTTTGAGTAAGGATCTCGACCTGCAAAAGAAGAGCATTCCTTTCTGAGAGAAGATTAGAGTTCTGATCCCTGAGCGACTGAGAGGATTCCTCGAACTCTTTCAACTTTGACCTCAAACAGCCAACTTCATTGCTTACATCAGATAAGGAGTTCTCTAAGAAGGAACTTTTCTTGGAATGCTTCTCCACATTCTGAGtaaggatctctatctgagagagAAAACTCTTCCTTTCAGCAAGAAGACCAGAGTTATGATTGCTGAGCAACTGACAGGATCGTTCAAAGTCCTTTAACTTTGATTTCAAACAATCGACTTCAGTGCCTAAATCAGATACAGAGTTCtccaagaatatatttttctctgaAAGGGTACACACATCCTGAGTAAGAATCTCTACCTGAGGAACAAGTGCATTTTTCTCAGCAATATAGTTGGAAATTTCACCATTGAGAGATTCATGCAAATTTTCTAGTGCTAAAGTCTTTCCTCTTAGAACTTCTAACTCAATGCTTGCATCAGCGAGTGAATCTTCCAAGACCATGTTCTTTTCTAATACATTGTCCATATCTCTCAGCTTGTCCACAAGAAACTCTTTTTCAGCTTCATGTTTCTTGCATATATCGTTTAACGCagaatttttattctgtaaatccTTTACAGCTGCCTTAAGGGACTCTGCACATATGCTTGCCGCTTCCTTTTGCTCCATCAGATCTCGGTGTTTGCCTTCTAGATCATTTATATCTTCTTTAATATGGTTAAGCTCTTCAGTGAGACCTTCCTTTTCGCATAAATAGAGCCGAACTTCATCTTCAAGGGTCTTATTCTTCtcctcaatcaaaattattttacctTGAAGTTCTTTTATCATCAAGCTAGAGTGAAGATTTTGTTCATGTAAGGTGCCATTTTCCTCCTTAAGCTTACATATCTCTTCCTGTAGATCCACATTACACAATTCTATATCCCTCAATTTCTGGATCCATATTTGAATTTCTCTACTCAAATGATCTATCTCTTCCTGAGATTGAGTGTGCACCTTTTCCTTTAGGCAGAGAGCCATCTCAGTCTGCATGCACTGCTGGTGTTTTTCTTCGATAGTAATTTGGAGTTTCTCCAATTCCTCTCGCTTCTGGTGAAGTTCATTCTCTTCCATGTTTACTTGCTTTGCTAGCATCTCTAGCTCCAACAAAAGAGATTGGTTAAGTTCTTCAGAACTCTGTAGCTTCTTGACTTTGTTTACCATCTCAACATTGAGTTTCCTCAATTCGTTCTGTGTTGTTGAGATTTGAGATTCGAGAACAGAGATTCTTTCCAGAGATATTTGGTACTGTATATTACTTGCTTCTTTTTCAGAAATTAATTCAGAGATTCTGTCCTTTAGTCCTTGAAGCTCATTCTCTGTTTTATTATTACGATCAGATTCTGTTGTTATCTGGTTCTTCATATTTTGGCTCCCTGATGATAACTGGGAAATGTCTTGTTGCAGACCTGTTGTCACATAGCTCGCATCCTGTTTCTCCTTAACTTGATTTTGTTCTCTGGAACACTTATGTGTTATATTCTCAAGATCTTGTCCCTCTTCCTCTTGAAAATGTAGTCCTTTTCTTACTCTCCCTTCAGATGTTGTAAATGCTGTCCCTTCCCCAATTGCAAACATCTCATTCAATTGCTTCAACCCTTTTTTGCTTGATAATGAATCGCTTGGTTCAGAATATCCCCCATTTCTTTTAATTACATGCAATTCGGATGACAAGCTCAATGCGTCCTTCTGTAATTCATCAAGGTCAAATAACGCACGTAGGGGTGGTGGCCCTTCAGGAGTGTGAGGCTCTGCCTCATTGCCAGAATAACCATAAGGTGACTCATCTGACAGTACTAATGGAATTTGGTTAGGGAATGCCTCTGCCATTGTCCGATGGGCCTGGCGAAGTGCTCCAgttgcatgatcatatttttctgCTAATGCACGGTATGCTCGGTAGAGCTCCTCAACCAATTTCAAGAGCTCAGGGCGCTTCTTATAATACATCTCAGCTCTCCTTGCAAAGGAATCAGCATCTTCTTCCAACAGCTTGATTATTGTGTTGACCTTCATGTCCGTATCTGTTCAAGCAGTGCCCCTTTTAGTTAAAATTATTTCCAAGATAATAAAAAGTGGTCACATATTAATTATCGTAGAAATTCACAACTTAGCAGTCAAATAATGATAAAgtcatagagaaaaagaaattaatgCAATATATTATCGATGATACTATCCCTAAATGGAGAGGTTTTGCTTATTTAAATAAGTGTATGATTCTCCCATTCTTATAAAATGTATAAATTCACACTAAGCTAGATGCTTAAAGAGCAAAATTGCAAAGCATAGAACTTCTAATCAAGAAAATGTTAGAAGAGGGATTCTCACACATATGTGGGATGTTTATGGAGAATGGGGAGCATGTGGCTCCCCACTTCTGCCTCCCTATGACGCATACAAGCATTTCCAGCAATGTGAAAAATTTTTGACAGACAATTTTATGGGCTAAATTCAAGGTAGATTACATGGTCTTTGTTGACTGGTTATACACTGGAGAATTCCCACAACTGATAAAGAACATCAAAGCAGCCTGCATATGTTTTAGGATTTGGATCAGCTTTCCCAATGCAAGCCTTCTTATCTATGAGCTCACACAATACAAACAGAAGATTGGAGATCATTCCTTCTATCAGCCCAGTAAAAGCATGGAAAGCTAAGGGTTTTAGTTCATTATTCCATTATGATAACTATGCCTAAAAAGATCTCAGTAGGCAAAAGCTTTAAGCCATCCAAAGATGAATTGACATATACACTTACTGGTTTGTCTGCTTACCTAATTCCCAATAGCTCGAAACCCTATCATGTTTCAGATGCTTGCTCTTTGAAATACACTTAACCCAGCCATGGAAGAAAATTTAAATAGCTTTTATctgcaaaaagaaaaacaaagggtTTTCTTCAATCTAATTCAACCAATTATCGTTGATCAAGGTGGTCTGTTTCTCTCAGTGCTTACCTAATTTCCAGTAATGATATTTACAGTATAATTAAGCCTGCATCAATTACAGGTTCAAATGATCGTCCAAAACCTCATCAACTTCAACAACACAAACGCACATTGTGATGGATGGGGTGTCCTCGGAGAGGACAAGCAAATTGATTACAGAtaattaagtatgtcttagaaagAAATTTTTGGTCCTCATTGTGCTCATATTTTCTGTATCAGAAGTCAATATGCACGAAGAACTTTTTGCTTGGCACGTCTATCACTCGTATCTAAAGGATAAAAGAACCTAACAGATATCATTGGCACATCTCTCTTATAAGATATTTTGGCTACTTTAAGAATCACTTATATCTCAAATAATGAAAAATATGTACCTATCAAACATTACTATTTGACTGATTTCATGGACTGTTATGTAGAAACTGCAAGCTTCTTCATTGGATAGGCCCACTCAGACCTCTGGAAAAACTTCGGAGGTGTGACTAAACGAACAATTGGTATTTCTtgatatatattttcttaattttgtcTTCTAGATATTTGGCAAGGATTAGAAGATTGAAAACAATCTTTTTGCCATTTTCAGTGATATTTAATTTTTGTTAAATTGCAAATGTCTACATACCTGTTTAATTGTTCTAGTTGGATAATGGAGCACTCAGACAAAAAATGGACTCAAGATATGAAAGAATGACAGTTTATTTAAGGAAAGAAAATAGAAGAACAGTAAGGTTATTATTACCCATGATGGATAACAAATGGGTAGTCGATCATAATAATGCTAAATGTGCCTTATGAAGCTAGTATGATCCTAACAAGAAAGTGAAGGGCAATGGTCCCTAAAAGACTAACAAAGGAATTAAGCTATGCTGAATTTGCTCTACTCTACTAATAATGTGAATATGTGGAAATGCAGCTCATgacaagaaaattttcaccattgCTGCTTAAGAGTCAAATTTTG
This DNA window, taken from Musa acuminata AAA Group cultivar baxijiao chromosome BXJ3-7, Cavendish_Baxijiao_AAA, whole genome shotgun sequence, encodes the following:
- the LOC135580783 gene encoding protein NETWORKED 1A-like isoform X2 translates to MAAKLQAESRRLYSWWWDSHISPKNSKWLQENLADTDMKVNTIIKLLEEDADSFARRAEMYYKKRPELLKLVEELYRAYRALAEKYDHATGALRQAHRTMAEAFPNQIPLVLSDESPYGYSGNEAEPHTPEGPPPLRALFDLDELQKDALSLSSELHVIKRNGGYSEPSDSLSSKKGLKQLNEMFAIGEGTAFTTSEGRVRKGLHFQEEEGQDLENITHKCSREQNQVKEKQDASYVTTGLQQDISQLSSGSQNMKNQITTESDRNNKTENELQGLKDRISELISEKEASNIQYQISLERISVLESQISTTQNELRKLNVEMVNKVKKLQSSEELNQSLLLELEMLAKQVNMEENELHQKREELEKLQITIEEKHQQCMQTEMALCLKEKVHTQSQEEIDHLSREIQIWIQKLRDIELCNVDLQEEICKLKEENGTLHEQNLHSSLMIKELQGKIILIEEKNKTLEDEVRLYLCEKEGLTEELNHIKEDINDLEGKHRDLMEQKEAASICAESLKAAVKDLQNKNSALNDICKKHEAEKEFLVDKLRDMDNVLEKNMVLEDSLADASIELEVLRGKTLALENLHESLNGEISNYIAEKNALVPQVEILTQDVCTLSEKNIFLENSVSDLGTEVDCLKSKLKDFERSCQLLSNHNSGLLAERKSFLSQIEILTQNVEKHSKKSSFLENSLSDVSNEVGCLRSKLKEFEESSQSLRDQNSNLLSERNALLLQVEILTQNLEKLSDKNSFLENSLSDVSSEVGSLRSKLKDFEESCQSLSDQNSGLLAEKNNLLSQLETLNQNVEKLSENNSSLESSLSDVTTEVGCLRTKLKDSEESCQSLSDQNSGLFAERNALVTEIEVLTQNMENLSHKNSRLENSLSDVNSEMACLKSKLKDLEESCQSLSNQNSGLLSERGNLLSRVVTFTQNVEKLTDRNSFLENSLSDISCEVESLRSQLKDCEESSQSLDDQNSSLLTERDSLLSQVKILTQNLEKLSDENLLLEKSLSDVSSEVWCLRSKLKDLEESSRSLTNQNSGLLAERNNLLSQLEILTQNIEKISEKNSLLENSLSDVRTEVGCVRSKLKDSEESCQSLSDQNSGLIAERNTLVSQVHFLTQNMENLLHKHSLLENSLSDVNCEVECLRSKLKDFEESSQSLKDQNSGLLAEKSNLLSQVEILTQNVVKLGHKKITLENSLTDERSEVRCLRSKLKDFEESSQSLNDQNSGLLTERNNLLSQVEVLTKNLEKLSQEKSFLENCLSDVSSEAGCLKSKLKDSENSCDSLRDQNSGLLIERDTLVSQVNNITLNLEELENRLVDMKDDNLNLTREKYLIISQVKDLQDLLKLEKEEHETRIQSFKCQLATSENHNFLLQQESQLKDQQLESEQDNVIGYLIGNFILQRSLSDVNGRNLVLLKECEKNIEACRRTEALISALEQEKLMHIKNIMSLSEQNEKLRTGICLLQNTLIVGKKSVSVDEFQVEVLIDIILGEFRNILNCVSEAEHDNQLLHLEISVLVTLLKNTMLDLASLRLDKCSLEKERDMKTKELLALGNKNLQLQELNEKLMNDVEASNQREVESKTAMKVFHEHLTDLQEALLTSKYEIQNLIENKKILMDELCNLREKHNLLEEEHIEVLAEALKLDHLYLLFRNHSAEKLSELKSFTYDLDSLHFIKNALDAEIDKLKEKIKILEAEKTHIREFVTYLEEEFRNHVLLSEFDLFTATCVCEELSLQRQRLESQLLQKQSQLLEISQNAQSTQQKNLELCRILDGIQLDYEADKLIKEELAQKISTLSEVVVDRNKEIRCLYEANETLQREIYHMREEVKVLMSREEDLKLELQKEIDENEHCEVEIKALLSDIQVSAVSAALYEEKVHELILEEVGSLLQKETLKMEVALTKEQLDSMKKKLDDLEGENSGLKAGLDFYLALVASLWNSVKSLEEQIMTMSKPRISICHDKEVLPLVPHHHHCDNQPSDGYKAMNIEGIPVLEKLITKVKLLEEVIVDIQSHRQQEGFDANSNSEGASKETKGIKINEIGRGQEAQVNLHSIEHVDDGGLNDTEITKGKNGQVTKDIQLDQGSSSMPYRTIGSYGLSRISNDGIDDQLWEAAETNCSKQVWKTSTDATEHDIEPVEEEKSEYPSSELMVEKEPSVDKLEIPTRVLTSRQEWTKRVLESLQNDARRLSDLKTNVKDLKRKMESSQMGKLPASSGYDTVKSQLEDAEGAVMELIDTNNKLTSKAEEYHSTNGMGTKSEESSSTGRRQISTHSRKESEKVGRLELELHKIQYVMLKFEEEHVNRHTSAMDRRSRTLLSDYIYGRRDGRRQTKKSSFCGCMRPKTKGDQ
- the LOC135580783 gene encoding protein NETWORKED 1A-like isoform X1 produces the protein MRKAAGLLLVGDRFRFAPWRLYSWWWDSHISPKNSKWLQENLADTDMKVNTIIKLLEEDADSFARRAEMYYKKRPELLKLVEELYRAYRALAEKYDHATGALRQAHRTMAEAFPNQIPLVLSDESPYGYSGNEAEPHTPEGPPPLRALFDLDELQKDALSLSSELHVIKRNGGYSEPSDSLSSKKGLKQLNEMFAIGEGTAFTTSEGRVRKGLHFQEEEGQDLENITHKCSREQNQVKEKQDASYVTTGLQQDISQLSSGSQNMKNQITTESDRNNKTENELQGLKDRISELISEKEASNIQYQISLERISVLESQISTTQNELRKLNVEMVNKVKKLQSSEELNQSLLLELEMLAKQVNMEENELHQKREELEKLQITIEEKHQQCMQTEMALCLKEKVHTQSQEEIDHLSREIQIWIQKLRDIELCNVDLQEEICKLKEENGTLHEQNLHSSLMIKELQGKIILIEEKNKTLEDEVRLYLCEKEGLTEELNHIKEDINDLEGKHRDLMEQKEAASICAESLKAAVKDLQNKNSALNDICKKHEAEKEFLVDKLRDMDNVLEKNMVLEDSLADASIELEVLRGKTLALENLHESLNGEISNYIAEKNALVPQVEILTQDVCTLSEKNIFLENSVSDLGTEVDCLKSKLKDFERSCQLLSNHNSGLLAERKSFLSQIEILTQNVEKHSKKSSFLENSLSDVSNEVGCLRSKLKEFEESSQSLRDQNSNLLSERNALLLQVEILTQNLEKLSDKNSFLENSLSDVSSEVGSLRSKLKDFEESCQSLSDQNSGLLAEKNNLLSQLETLNQNVEKLSENNSSLESSLSDVTTEVGCLRTKLKDSEESCQSLSDQNSGLFAERNALVTEIEVLTQNMENLSHKNSRLENSLSDVNSEMACLKSKLKDLEESCQSLSNQNSGLLSERGNLLSRVVTFTQNVEKLTDRNSFLENSLSDISCEVESLRSQLKDCEESSQSLDDQNSSLLTERDSLLSQVKILTQNLEKLSDENLLLEKSLSDVSSEVWCLRSKLKDLEESSRSLTNQNSGLLAERNNLLSQLEILTQNIEKISEKNSLLENSLSDVRTEVGCVRSKLKDSEESCQSLSDQNSGLIAERNTLVSQVHFLTQNMENLLHKHSLLENSLSDVNCEVECLRSKLKDFEESSQSLKDQNSGLLAEKSNLLSQVEILTQNVVKLGHKKITLENSLTDERSEVRCLRSKLKDFEESSQSLNDQNSGLLTERNNLLSQVEVLTKNLEKLSQEKSFLENCLSDVSSEAGCLKSKLKDSENSCDSLRDQNSGLLIERDTLVSQVNNITLNLEELENRLVDMKDDNLNLTREKYLIISQVKDLQDLLKLEKEEHETRIQSFKCQLATSENHNFLLQQESQLKDQQLESEQDNVIGYLIGNFILQRSLSDVNGRNLVLLKECEKNIEACRRTEALISALEQEKLMHIKNIMSLSEQNEKLRTGICLLQNTLIVGKKSVSVDEFQVEVLIDIILGEFRNILNCVSEAEHDNQLLHLEISVLVTLLKNTMLDLASLRLDKCSLEKERDMKTKELLALGNKNLQLQELNEKLMNDVEASNQREVESKTAMKVFHEHLTDLQEALLTSKYEIQNLIENKKILMDELCNLREKHNLLEEEHIEVLAEALKLDHLYLLFRNHSAEKLSELKSFTYDLDSLHFIKNALDAEIDKLKEKIKILEAEKTHIREFVTYLEEEFRNHVLLSEFDLFTATCVCEELSLQRQRLESQLLQKQSQLLEISQNAQSTQQKNLELCRILDGIQLDYEADKLIKEELAQKISTLSEVVVDRNKEIRCLYEANETLQREIYHMREEVKVLMSREEDLKLELQKEIDENEHCEVEIKALLSDIQVSAVSAALYEEKVHELILEEVGSLLQKETLKMEVALTKEQLDSMKKKLDDLEGENSGLKAGLDFYLALVASLWNSVKSLEEQIMTMSKPRISICHDKEVLPLVPHHHHCDNQPSDGYKAMNIEGIPVLEKLITKVKLLEEVIVDIQSHRQQEGFDANSNSEGASKETKGIKINEIGRGQEAQVNLHSIEHVDDGGLNDTEITKGKNGQVTKDIQLDQGSSSMPYRTIGSYGLSRISNDGIDDQLWEAAETNCSKQVWKTSTDATEHDIEPVEEEKSEYPSSELMVEKEPSVDKLEIPTRVLTSRQEWTKRVLESLQNDARRLSDLKTNVKDLKRKMESSQMGKLPASSGYDTVKSQLEDAEGAVMELIDTNNKLTSKAEEYHSTNGMGTKSEESSSTGRRQISTHSRKESEKVGRLELELHKIQYVMLKFEEEHVNRHTSAMDRRSRTLLSDYIYGRRDGRRQTKKSSFCGCMRPKTKGDQ